One segment of Carya illinoinensis cultivar Pawnee chromosome 1, C.illinoinensisPawnee_v1, whole genome shotgun sequence DNA contains the following:
- the LOC122274576 gene encoding uncharacterized protein At5g19025-like — protein MRPILFTAMASNASFPKPQKSSIPNSNPNPALCKHSPSATLDLLILVLVLFSCSFLLSSYFSYIFHSVSLLLSHFSPLLHHLSVPYLLSFLLFFAISAALADFCCGSRSRRCQNPACKGLKKAMEFDLQLQTDDCVKSPAKSKEIDGLPWKGGSEANPDYECLRSELRKMAPPNGRAVLLFHARCGCPVAKLEGWGPKRGKRHRKAVAVNGVGARCHR, from the coding sequence ATGCGCCCCATCCTCTTCACCGCCATGGCCTCCAACGCAAGCTTCCCAAAACCCCAGAAATCTTCAATCCCTAACTCTAACCCTAACCCTGCCCTCTGCAAGCACTCTCCCTCCGCCACCCTCGACCTCCTCATCCTCGTCCTTGTCCTCTTCTCCTGCTCCTTCCTCCTCTCTTCTTACTTCtcctacatcttccactccgtCTCCCTCCTTCTCTCCCACTTCTCCCCTCTTCTCCATCATCTCTCCGTCCCTTACCTCCTTTCCTTCCTCCTCTTCTTTGCCATCTCCGCTGCCCTCGCTGACTTCTGCTGCGGCTCCCGATCCCGGCGCTGTCAAAACCCTGCATGCAAGGGCTTGAAGAAGGCCATGGAGTTCGATTTACAGCTTCAGACAGACGACTGCGTAAAATCTCCCGCCAAGTCCAAGGAGATCGATGGCTTGCCCTGGAAGGGCGGAAGCGAAGCTAACCCAGATTACGAGTGCCTCCGATCCGAGCTTAGGAAGATGGCCCCGCCCAATGGACGAGCCGTCTTGCTCTTTCACGCGCGCTGTGGCTGTCCTGTCGCCAAGCTTGAGGGCTGGGGGCCCAAGCGTGGGAAGCGGCATAGGAA